A part of Misgurnus anguillicaudatus chromosome 6, ASM2758022v2, whole genome shotgun sequence genomic DNA contains:
- the znf469 gene encoding uncharacterized protein znf469, protein MTEETKQSLAAKELDNESKQQAKTAVEHKSLKESPEHFQNVSLEPQAVNSLAKFAEKERDNTQQREAVIRPQQAGKIDFKSLQNHSFNSNRTWPSGKDSPQSPSGKSRNRDKSRKSGKGERSNPQQLYRLSITNARPNPTIGIAYPQQKVSPPKKIESSRGPVSGSYRFHVPSIPEREAELQQEDLQFRCFQEGSPNLPSQSYTSQAVGSTTGGPTHQNPSSTPQQHQQKPSPIENSTQPGNESLFPDFLSETDTWQSPDRTFRNTNFGATLQKPNNLMDLNKANGGFMPLPFHYGYPLLEESASDSFSCDQNTQPQDYTDVSLTPNQVSHSFSFKSSAEGLEVMQASTQFGNDPVEDRQLYTSHTKPPQYMQSTHGVSPSLPTNDESSVSCNRQSDQTKSVPDKLDSFNMSDSRDTDLAVSGKIGCHHKNGTTNQRVLIQGSVHHIRNIAQGSSSQLHVISPPHNGVQIGSVPLDKSVSKPHSKVSHPWEGQNKSFPPPLIDPNSIPYPYHYQPSPEQRQSTGINGRMPWQQIHFTTALPNQNRIDLSRQMSNQQLTFLIGSSDWQDDSKPHKSSNQKGSNNIINKKTNEGFSNQRQDSVKQSCNTIPPSHFTNKVETNQGQVGDAKNKSLYFGSNHSIPVTSRICSYPPLHVAPVGLRMVSPYDSPSHSPTQNPTSSSTCSSLSPTSTNSVSSNPEDNQKVLSPQFYHQQHDKALISSSNLNTSQHHYHSEASTGLHYKQERTKENIFIPNSRHSKVSMDNGKGCLDTYRTDHYPPPPYSAHQLLNTSLANLDQLDVLLTCKQCDQNFNNLASFLDHKQYCGQHTFAQNDLKDVQKVEDTKKFQTDHTKAISSGSSYAILRSSSDLHLSLLGLNKNGEIVPDHETKGDIKDDPMKLMLPSAPLPDLEMEDPKLDSLITEALNGLAYQSDNAEIDSSFIDAFVDDDLTTTKCTSTRQTLTSKDSTVFDGRTNNELTSKGHDKYPFDSDLNSFATDSKQTNSFKEHQQESMQNKDCLKMETSPSQSQESSRQIEWETKKAEQNEQGNDYGSNYLLSSKFSARCGLKSLQSSTALVKTACPRSTSATKSPTALKPTATDGKRKRSSGGSWSKELIHKIVQQKNKLHKLHVKGTKNMQFSLVMERVTPAVQTPTFREYDYVSDSDEECEPVKIASQGRLSQSIRCKYTYTKECKGRIRADRSRENPWKQNKNECFEAKKALETSPLMQETPGHQRLRRRSSRSSTSSELSTSISICSDSMSSPKSTDHTDSDSEKRMEVQRKDQNCLQHNGFEESPPRIRKESSTSLALTFTKNTKRYSTDKILLTEHKDSFTTSKCSSIICKTEETASERTLTKSTVSLARFKTTTVEIEEKGDHYGFETGILSTTEEPFQKDYPKNITSPRGSGVTLNPIETTNNTESSHVFKLKKDVATSKDKSHKKKTNCSESSGAIFDKSSNDNSSSEEAKRISDDPFSEPPTLCSSLVDNICLSPSKIHDDSTQKDVHYLMPLDHEQSLMKSPLSFDTTSMFGDLSVGGFENNLYPDIQLAKESYSPSETTADKKELFESSFSPFLERRDCYLMVDVTPVLPEEISEYKDDSDSNENKTNFNHMQFSLPEKLMDYNQTLNSSVSVDDLEIKRIVTELESQLQTAKLSSPPPLDSELPKQLTMSKFSPLRLDLESEDENSSLEMNGSSENLPTAATVDSHSALFPDPDLPWTSPIQFGLMCGQQGLHTPTHSSAINTPIDSGHSDLDLKDSTDLTDSNLENCTAPHTVEDKTENKFLDLSTSKSEEMLEDEMYTENLMKSLEVISDSLSSGFTSPHLSPNQESGVLMENEKQDSEPSECTDESEKVETRNSEAKLTTFSTFSGKPEESPTSDAAGSKSDNETKARLDESSAVTLHNEELVVNEQQLAKSSFESLQTKCFVGSSNEIDTEKSVAFIYKHNDCESSISQTEKAESETQFDVEEPIDFTQRLLPTSKLSTSQAIPEDENIMCFEGGQKHDAEKSDLVQKPVSGGNEHTSDIIGETTDNPIDLNIQLSPCSEGHLSTHSQNSGFCEINTKQVASPKHLSVVQDNHDCTSSVQSATSDITLFPVQSCEEIKQKNEEQSPVTMNQLPEFSCDSVQNSSETRGKTSLPGGLNDFSTIGPELSENRPTVENKISENMNIDRSVSVDTLDSPETGFMPHLVEITESKMSSPGTLLAVDSISKHSLSDNSVHSEVLDVSQDKCALYSLKLSPLNYSETCFNNYNFTPECLNKGDDQSDIKPSSTENFILNACALSLEKPLPSSPPYNPNEHEPNIQGHLIGLDIPDISINDNINHNDSKYSGIPASCSSFVDEVNPVDHAQHTNLHQNDLIGSHVSLETVDFLDMHLSLLKKAEYEKLDNQMIPNDHDALLRSTMLDKETKPTSTDLSCPPVQDKGQCLKQTETQTSPKKGSTQNAVQGKFQCEICAMFFRTLPGLKRHKAMKHVVKTEGASPTENINMSNDVFMPIYTHPMDKVQTESIDVMGPAALQNPNISEISVGQGQHVDPPLLFEGITSDVGMSNIPGNHDLNQATTVNEKATNSNTAKNNNMDISSEMFASKMVKQDTFSDEMLNILKTDILQAITPNFPSMVQQNCPTLLEKQSLNSSHRYQEVKVNEEKTGMKPVSTKEQKDESTNLIKKGAVYDDEDDDVVTTYCDINPKNVHSESIHYPSEDSVNIKCENTCSREDNDTLIGTSGLEPDLKTFFDDESTFSQLFPRNDDRKRKKCARVYGKSNKKQKQLSCLALDYHPTNVFTDKCEESKENKMGQIFSNNTNDHCEYETISIDDANMLEMCHKSSSQSLTESPSHSKDDLMDHQASYEENPEIRDFLCETDDIIKPILPEDESEGKVIENTLSSVPQQDCKPEVSSTACPLQLVCAQENASHSPNIEIPNINDATAVIQLPVPFLDPGREMPLVETIPSAELIDPAQPEQKPIERKCRKRSEPGLKPKDKQYKCKVCFTWFLTLGELDFHKLSHNPSPPPTCYMCVQRKFSSREQLRDHLREKHAKNKAGVWTCGMCLKEISDVWMYNEHLREHATQFARRGQSQSSLLDMPGCFMQENAVKNFISSIMQHRSSRLAKADNCKQPSKEEKRHFLDVNNQEPKNTEELDTTALKNKLTIGVGGKHCALTTLEVLPKTETSSKNVDMHPNCKDPSRDCHHCGKQFPKPFKLQRHLVVHSLQKIFLCHKCPVSYQEAKELKDHLKNDHEDTDELDSKHTTLYTCELCADVMHVIKKSFICSTCNYTFSKKEQFDRHMEKHLAGGNKIFKFKGVVRPSKPFSSRDDKLDMPPSKKRKTTESNSDNVVVGTMALNLNKSTDVQGTKSVLPIIDDPPQHSFDELSTETNTSVKIEDVADDFLEVARNITQCLVQKDSTEQTLSTTELKEEDSNDSVQVCETSKVDTIDKGALTEICDVKIEDDCCAIPTTLLVSENHIIEKNIKHNKETVEKNSTVSLEKTTEKMEIHDPISRQANIILPNQGIQGLSSCNDFDLSSVKQSSSETKQLKQDETIKESSYKRNENKQDVPNEQQTIGLVKHITVVRFEDNPKQSLENNPKCLSTTDGALNHFRHTNIAQSSTTSEDKDSTKQQKRRKELKPSPTARENLGIDPRFKKKFRPNRCENIDGQRKTDHPNDYPVLTSVKDDTVSNKIISKNKTPSSNLQLKKSSVDSFSPKKVEIVRHFNGDYKSKKNISGRPIHSTSSRMSTINNSANKSRPKPGVRSIETQSYRTAESQNNLLSQLFGQRLTSFKIPLRKDTSESIN, encoded by the coding sequence ATGACTGAAGAGACTAAACAGTCCTTGGCTGCCAAAGAGCTGGATAATGAGTCCAAACAGCAAGCTAAGACTGCTGTTGAGCACAAAAGCTTAAAAGAGTCCCCCGAGCACTTTCAAAATGTGAGTCTGGAGCCACAGGCAGTGAACAGTCTTGCTAAGTTTGCAGAAAAAGAGAGGGACAACACGCAACAACGCGAGGCTGTTATTCGGCCACAGCAGGCTGGGAAGATTGATTTTAAGTCACTGCAGAATCATTCGTTCAATAGCAACAGGACGTGGCCTAGCGGCAAGGACAGCCCTCAGTCTCCAAGTGGCAAAAGTCGAAATAGAGATAAGAGTAGAAAGTCGGGAAAAGGAGAGCGTAGCAACCCACAGCAGCTTTACAGACTGAGTATTACTAATGCACGCCCAAATCCCACAATCGGGATAGCCTATCCCCAACAGAAAGTCTCACCTCCGAAAAAGATCGAGTCCAGCAGGGGCCCTGTCTCAGGCAGCTACAGGTTTCATGTGCCAAGTATTCCCGAGCGAGAGGCAGAGCTGCAGCAGGAGGACCTTCAGTTCAGATGTTTCCAGGAGGGGTCCCCCAACCTTCCTTCTCAAAGCTATACCTCACAGGCAGTTGGCTCCACCACTGGGGGACCTACTCACCAGAATCCATCATCCACCCCACAGCAACACCAACAGAAACCCAGCCCAATCGAGAACAGCACACAACCTGGGAATGAAAGTTTATTCCCTGACTTTCTAAGTGAAACAGACACATGGCAATCTCCAGATAGGACTTTTAGAAACACTAATTTTGGAGCAACTTTACAAAAGCCAAACAATCTTATGGACTTAAACAAGGCCAATGGTGGTTTTATGCCTTTGCCATTTCATTATGGATACCCATTGTTAGAAGAGTCAGCCTCAGACTCTTTTTCCTGTGATCAAAATACCCAGCCTCAGGACTACACTGATGTTTCTCTAACCCCTAACCAGGTTTCCCATTCTTTTTCCTTCAAGTCCTCTGCAGAGGGTCTGGAGGTCATGCAAGCTAGCACACAGTTTGGTAATGACCCAGTAGAGGACAGACAATTATACACATCACATACTAAACCACCCCAGTACATGCAGAGCACACATGGTGTGTCACCTTCTCTCCCCACCAATGACGAGAGCTCAGTTTCATGTAATCGTCAATCAGATCAGACCAAGAGTGTTCCAGATAAATTAGATTCTTTTAATATGTCAGACAGTCGAGACACAGACCTTGCAGTAAGTGGTAAAATAGGCTGCCATCATAAAAATGGCACCACCAACCAAAGAGTTCTTATACAAGGTAGTGTTCATCACATTAGAAATATTGCACAAGGGTCTAGTTCCCAGTTACATGTCATCAGTCCTCCACATAATGGTGTTCAAATTGGTTCAGTGCCTCTTGACAAAAGTGTCAGTAAACCCCACAGCAAGGTTTCACACCCATGGGAGGGACAAAACAAATCCTTTCCACCACCACTCATAGACCCCAACTCTATACCGTACCCTTATCATTACCAAccttcaccagaacaaagacaaaGCACTGGCATTAATGGCCGTATGCCATGGCAGCAAATACACTTTACAACTGCCTTGCCTAACCAAAACAGGATCGATCTTTCCAGGCAAATGAGCAATCAGCAGCTCACATTTTTGATAGGCTCATCAGACTGGCAAGATGACAGTAAGCCACACAAAAGCAGCAACCAAAAAGGTTCTAACAACATTATTAACAAAAAGACAAATGAGGGCTTCTCAAACCAAAGGCAAGACAGTGTCAAGCAAAGTTGCAACACAATTCCACCCAGTCATTTTACAAATAAGGTCGAAACAAATCAAGGTCAGGTGGGTGATGCCAAGAATAAGTCATTATATTTTGGTAGTAATCACTCAATACCTGTGACATCAAGAATCTGTAGCTACCCTCCATTACACGTAGCACCAGTAGGGCTGAGGATGGTATCCCCATATGACTCCCCTTCACATTCTCCTACTCAAAATCCAACCTCTAGCAGTACATGTTCTTCACTCTCCCCAACTTCCACAAACTCTGTCAGCAGTAATCCTGAAGACAACCAAAAGGTTTTATCACCTCAGTTTTATCACCAGCAACACGATAAAGCACTGATTTCATCCAGTAACCTGAACACCAGTCAGCATCATTACCATTCAGAAGCTTCCACAGGCCTGCACTACAAACAAGAAAGAACCAAAGAGAACATCTTCATACCAAATAGCCGACACTCAAAGGTCAGCATGGATAATGGAAAGGGCTGTTTAGACACCTACAGAACAGACCATTATCCCCCACCTCCATACTCTGCTCACCAACTACTCAACACGTCATTAGCAAACCTTGACCAACTGGATGTGCTTTTGACATGTAAGCAATGTGATCAGAATTTCAACAACCTTGCATCTTTTCTTGACCATAAGCAATACTGTGGACAGCATACGTTTGCACAAAATGACCTAAAAGATGTGCAAAAAGTGGAGGACACAAAGAAATTTCAGACAGACCACACAAAAGCTATATCATCTGGATCTAGTTATGCAATTTTACGGAGTTCTTCAGATTTGCATCTGTCTCTGCTTGGACTGAACAAGAATGGGGAAATAGTGCCAGATCATGAAACAAAAGGAGATATAAAAGATGATCCAATGAAACTGATGCTACCATCTGCACCTCTGCCTGATTTAGAGATGGAAGATCCTAAACTGGATAGCCTTATAACAGAGGCTTTAAATGGGCTAGCTTATCAGTCAGACAATGCAGAGATTGATAGCAGCTTTATTGATGCATTTGTTGATGATGACCTCACCACTACCAAATGCACATCAACAAGACAGACTCTGACATCCAAAGACTCCACAGTGTTTGATGGGAGAACAAACAATGAATTAACATCCAAAGGTCATGACAAGTATCCATTTGATTCAGACTTAAACAGCTTTGCTACTGacagcaaacaaacaaatagtTTCAAAGAACACCAGCAAGAGTCAATGCAAAATAAGGACTGCCTTAAAATGGAAACCTCTCCATCCCAGTCACAAGAGTCCAGCAGACAAATTGAGTGGGAAACAAAAAAGGCAGAACAAAATGAACAGGGGAATGACTATGGATCTAATTACCTTTTATCAAGCAAGTTCTCTGCAAGATGTGGGCTTAAAAGCTTGCAAAGCAGCACAGCATTGGTTAAAACAGCATGTCCCAGATCCACCTCTGCCACCAAAAGCCCGACCGCTCTCAAACCAACAGCAACTGATGGAAAACGGAAAAGAAGTAGTGGTGGAAGCTGGAGCAAAGAACTTATTCACAAAATTGTTCAACAAAAGAACAAGTTGCACAAGCTACATGTGAAGGGCACTAAAAACATGCAATTTTCACTTGTGATGGAAAGAGTGACTCCTGCAGTTCAAACCCCCACTTTCCGGGAGTATGACTATGTTTCAGACTCCGATGAGGAGTGTGAGCCTGTGAAAATTGCCAGTCAGGGGCGCCTTAGTCAAAGCATTCGCTGCAAGTACACCTACACTAAAGAGTGCAAGGGAAGGATTCGTGCTGACAGGAGCCGTGAAAATCCatggaaacaaaacaaaaatgagtgCTTTGAAGCTAAGAAAGCTCTGGAAACCTCTCCACTGATGCAAGAAACTCCTGGTCACCAGAGGCTTCGAAGACGGAGCAGTAGGTCTTCTACAAGCAGTGAACTGAGCACATCTATAAGTATCTGCAGTGATAGCATGAGCAGCCCTAAAAGTACTGATCATACAGATTCAGACTCTGAGAAAAGAATGGAAGTACAGAGGAAAGATCAAAACTGTCTTCAGCACAATGGGTTTGAGGAATCTCCACCAAGAATACGGAAAGAGTCTAGCACATCACTGGCTTTGACCTTCACCAAAAATACCAAGAGGTACAGCACTGATAAAATATTACTCACTGAACACAAGGACAGTTTCActacttcaaaatgttcaagcattatCTGTAAAACTGAAGAGACTGCATCTGAACGTACATTGACCAAAAGCACTGTCAGCCTTGCAAGATTCAAAACGACCACAGTGGAAATAGAGGAAAAAGGGGACCACTATGGATTTGAAACAGGAATTCTTTCCACCACAGAAGAGCCTTTTCAAAAAGATTATCCAAAAAATATCACATCACCCAGAGGATCTGGTGTAACGCTGAATCCAATAGAAACCACCAACAACACAGAATCTAGCCATGTTTTTAAACTCAAAAAAGATGTTGCTACATCAAAGGATAAATcccacaaaaagaaaacaaactgTTCTGAATCCTCAGGAGCTATTTTTGACAAAAGTAGCAATGACAATTCATCTAGTGAAGAAGCCAAGAGAATCTCAGATGATCCATTCTCTGAACCCCCAACTCTTTGCAGTTCACTCGTTGACAACATCTGTTTATCACCTTCTAAAATCCATGATGATTCAACACAGAAGGATGTGCATTATCTAATGCCTTTAGATCATGAACAAAGTCTTATGAAGTCACCACTTTCTTTTGACACAACATCCATGTTCGGTGACCTTTCAGTTGGAGGTTTTGAGAACAATCTTTATCCAGATATTCAGCTTGCCAAAGAGAGCTATAGTCCTTCGGAAACCACAGCAGATAAGAAGGAACTGTTTGAATCATCATTCTCACCATTCTTGGAGCGAAGAGACTGCTATCTGATGGTTGATGTTACTCCTGTGCTACCAGAGGAGATTTCTGAGTACAAAGATGACTCAGACTCAAATGAGAATAAGACCAATTTTAACCACATGCAATTTTCTTTGCCAGAGAAATTAATGGACTACAATCAAACTCTCAACAGCAGTGTGTCGGTTGATGATCTGGAAATAAAAAGGATTGTTACAGAGCTTGAGAGTCAGCTCCAAACAGCCAAGCTGAGCAGCCCTCCACCATTGGACAGTGAGCTACCTAAACAGTTGACCATGAGCAAATTCTCTCCACTGAGACTCGATCTTGAAAGTGAAGATGAAAACAGCAGCTTGGAGATGAATGGTTCTTCAGAGAATTTACCAACTGCTGCAACTGTAGATTCTCATTCAGCACTGTTCCCAGATCCAGATTTGCCGTGGACCAGCCCTATCCAGTTTGGATTAATGTGTGGACAGCAAGGCCTTCATACTCCAACTCATTCATCTGCTATCAACACACCAATTGATTCAGGACACAGTGATTTGGATTTAAAAGACAGCACGGATCTCACAGATTCAAACTTAGAAAATTGTACAGCTCCTCATACAGTAGAGGACAAAACTGAGAACAAGTTCTTGGACCTTTCTACAAGCAAGTCAGAAGAGATGCTAGAAGATGAAATGTACACAGAAAATCTGATGAAAAGCCTGGAAGTGATCTCAGATTCTTTATCCTCAGGATTTACATCACCTCATTTATCTCCAAATCAAGAGTCTGGGGTTCTAATGGAAAATGAAAAACAAGACAGTGAACCTTCAGAATGCACTGATGAATCTGAAAAAGTGGAAACAAGGAACTCAGAAGCAAAGCTGACAACTTTCTCAACATTTTCAGGCAAACCAGAAGAGTCACCAACCAGTGATGCTGCTGGATCAAAATCAGACAATGAAACAAAAGCCAGACTTGATGAGAGTAGTGCTGTCACTCTTCATAATGAAGAATTAGTAGTTAATGAACAACAGCTTGCTAAGAGCTCCTTCGAGAGTCTTCAAACTAAATGCTTTGTGGGCTCATCAAACGAAATTGACACTGAGAAGTCTGTAGCCTTCATTTATAAACACAACGATTGTGAGTCTTCTATCAGTCAAACTGAGAAAGCAGAGAGTGAAACACAGTTTGATGTAGAAGAGCCCATTGATTTTACACAAAGACTCCTCCCAACATCCAAACTTTCAACATCCCAAGCCATACCAGAAGATGAAAACATCATGTGTTTTGAAGGAGGACAAAAACATGATGCTGAAAAGTCAGATCTAGTACAAAAACCTGTCTCTGGAGGGAATGAACATACATCTGACATAATAGGGGAAACAACAGACAATCCCATTGATTTAAACATCCAGTTATCTCCTTGCAGTGAAGGCCATTTGTcaacacattcacaaaacagtggattttgtgaaataaatacaaaacaggTGGCTTCTCCTAAACATCTTTCTGTGGTCCAAGATAATCATGACTGTACAAGCAGTGTGCAAAGCGCCACGTCTGATATCACATTGTTTCCAGTGCAATCATGTGAAGAGATTAAACAAAAGAATGAAGAACAGAGTCCTGTAACCATGAATCAGCTCCCGGAGTTTTCTTGCGATTCTGTCCAAAACTCTTCTGAGACAAGAGGTAAAACTTCACTTCCAGGTGGTTTGAATGATTTTAGCACAATTGGCCCTGAACTAAGTGAAAACAGACCAACAGTAGAAAACAAAATctcagaaaacatgaatattGACAGGTCAGTATCAGTAGATACTTTGGATTCCCCAGAAACAGGGTTTATGCCCCATTTAGTAGAAATCActgaaagtaaaatgtctaGCCCTGGAACACTGTTGGCTGTGGACAGCATCTCAAAACACTCTTTAAGTGATAATTCTGTGCATTCTGAGGTATTGGATGTATCTCAAGATAAATGTGCATTGTATAGTTTGAAACTAAGTCCTCTGAATTACAGCGAAACATGTTTCAACAACTACAACTTCACCCCTGAATGTCTAAACAAAGGAGATGACCAGTCAGATATAAAACCAAGCTCCACAGAAAATTTCATTCTCAATGCCTGTGCTCTCTCTCTTGAAAAACCATTGCCATCTAGCCCACCTTACAATCCAAATGAACACGAGCCAAATATTCAAGGCCACCTGATTGGACTTGACATACCTGATATCTCTATTAATGACAATATCAATCACAATGACAGTAAATATTCAGGTATTCCAGCTTCCTGCAGTAGCTTTGTTGATGAAGTCAATCCAGTTGACCATGCACAGCACACAAATCTTCATCAAAATGACCTAATTGGTAGCCATGTTTCACTTGAAACAGTTGATTTTTTAGATATGCACCTAAGCCTTTTGAAGAAAGCAGAATATGAAAAGCTGGACAATCAGATGATCCCCAATGATCATGATGCATTATTGAGATCTACTATGCTGGATAAGGAGACAAAACCAACATCCACTGATCTTTCATGCCCACCTGTTCAAGATAAAGGACAATGTTTAAAGCAAACCGAGACACAAACCTCACCTAAAAAGGGCAGTACACAGAATGCAGTTCAAGGAAAATTTCAATGTGAAATATGTGCAATGTTCTTTCGTACTCTACCTGGACTTAAAAGACACAAAGCCATGAAGCATGTAGTGAAGACAGAAGGGGCTTCACCcactgaaaatataaatatgagcAATGATGTATTCATGCCTATATACACACACCCAATGGATAAGGTGCAAACAGAGAGCATAGATGTTATGGGTCCAGCAGCTCTCCAGAATCCAAATATAAGTGAAATCTCAGTTGGACAAGGACAGCATGTAGATCCACCTTTGTTGTTTGAAGGAATTACAAGTGATGTTGGTATGTCAAACATCCCAGGAAATCATGATCTAAATCAGGCAACCACTGTAAATGAAAAAGCAACTAATAGTAACACAGCTAAGAATAACAATATGGACATCAGCAGTGAAATGTTTGCTTCAAAAATGGTAAAGCAAGACACATTTTCAGATGAAATGCTTAATATACTTAAAACAGATATATTGCAGGCTATCACTCCAAATTTCCCCTCAATGGTGCAACAAAACTGTCCAACGCTACTTGAAAAGCAGAGCCTAAACAGCAGTCACAGGTATCAGGAAGTCAAAGTGAACGAAGAAAAGACAGGCATGAAACCTGTCAGCACCAAAGAGCAAAAGGATGAATCTACAAATTTGATTAAGAAAGGAGCTGTatatgatgatgaagatgatgatgttgTGACAACATATTGTGATATTAATCCTAAAAATGTTCACTCAGAATCTATCCATTATCCATCTGAGGATTCAGTCAATATTAAGTGTGAGAACACCTGTTCTAGAGAGGACAACGACACACTTATTGGTACTTCAGGACTTGAACCTGATCTAAAGACTTTCTTTGATGATGAGAGCACATTTTCTCAATTATTCCCTAGAAATGATGACAGGAAAAGGAAGAAATGTGCAAGAGTCTATGGCAAAAGTAACAAAAAGCAAAAACAACTATCCTGTCTAGCTTTAGACTATCATCCCACTAATGTCTTTACTGATAAATGTGAGGAGTCTAAAGAGAACAAGATGGGCCAAATTTTTTCCAACAATACAAATGATCACTGTGAATATGAAACCATATCAATTGATGATGCCAACATGCTCGAGATGTGTCACAAAAGCTCATCGCAAAGTTTAACAGAGAGCCCTAGTCACTCAAAAGATGACCTAATGGATCATCAGGCTAGCTATGAGGAAAATCCAGAAATTAGAGATTTCCTATGTGAGACTGATGACATAATTAAACCCATACTGCCTGAGGATGAATCAGAAGGTAAAGTCATTGAGAACACACTGTCATCTGTTCCTCAACAAGACTGTAAACCAGAAGTTTCTTCTACGGCTTGCCCTCTCCAACTTGTCTGTGCCCAAGAAAATGCCTCTCACTCCCCGAACATCGAGATCCCGAACATCAATGATGCTACAGCTGTAATTCAGCTTCCTGTACCATTTCTTGACCCTGGGAGAGAAATGCCATTAGTTGAGACTATTCCAAGTGCTGAGTTGATAGACCCTGCACAACCCGAGCAAAAGCCTATTGAGCGAAAGTGCAGGAAACGCAGTGAACCTGGACTGAAACCGAAGGATAAGCAGTATAAATGCAAAGTCTGTTTCACATGGTTTCTCACCTTAGGTGAGCTGGATTTTCACAAGCTTTCTCACAATCCATCGCCTCCCCCAACGTGCTATATGTGCGTCCAGCGGAAATTTAGCTCCCGTGAACAACTTCGGGACCATCTCAGGGAGAAACATGCCAAGAACAAAGCAGGTGTTTGGACTTGTGGAATGTGCTTGAAAGAAATCTCTGATGTCTGGATGTACAATGAACATCTGCGTGAGCATGCCACACAATTTGCACGAAGAGGGCAGTCACAGAGTTCCCTCCTAGACATGCCAGGGTGTTTTATGCAGGAAAATGCAGTGAAGAATTTTATATCTTCAATAATGCAACATCGATCCAGCAGACTTGCAAAAGCAGACAACTGTAAACAACCATCTAAAGAGGAGAAAAGACATTTCTTGGATGTTAATAACCAAGAGCCAAAGAATACAGAGGAGCTTGACACCACAGCTCTAAAGAATAAATTAACTATCGGGGTTGGAGGTAAACACTGCGCACTGACAACACTCGAGGTTTTACCAAAGACAGAGACCTCTTCAAAAAATGTTGACATGCATCCTAATTGCAAAGACCCTTCAAGGGATTGTCACCACTGTGGCAAGCAGTTTCCAAAGCCTTTTAAGCTTCAGCGTCACTTGGTTGTTCACAGCTTGCAAAAGATTTTCCTATGTCACAAATGTCCAGTGTCTTACCAGGAGGCCAAGGAGCTTAAAGATCACCTGAAAAATGATCATGAGGACACAGATGAGCTAGACTCAAAGCACACTACACTGTATACTTGTGAGCTTTGTGCTGATGTCATGCATGTTATCAAGAAGTCCTTTATATGCAGTACCTGCAACTACACCTTTTCCAAAAAGGAACAGTTCGATCGCCACATGGAGAAACACCTTGCTGGAGGGAACAAGATATTTAAATTCAAGGGAGTTGTAAGACCAAGCAAGCCTTTTAGTTCAAGAGATGATAAACTGGACATGCCACCAagcaagaaaagaaaaacaacgGAAAGCAACTCAGACAATGTTGTTGTTGGCACAATGGCACTCAATTTAAACAAGAGTACTGATGTGCAAGGTACAAAATCAGTTTTACCCATCATAGATGACCCTCCACAGCATAGTTTTGATGAGCTTTCTACCGAGACAAATACCAGTGTGAAAATCGAAGATGTTGCTGATGACTTCCTTGAGGTTGCCAGGAATATTACACAGTGTCTTGTGCAGAAAGATTCTACTGAACAGACGCTTTCCACAACCGAGCTAAAGGAAGAGGACAGTAACGACTCCGTTCAAGTATGTGAGACAAGCAAGGTTGATACAATTGATAAAGGAGCTCTGACAGAGATTTGTGATGTTAAAATAGAAGATGACTGTTGTGCAATTCCAACAACATTGTTGGTTTCAGAGAATCACATAATTGAGAAAAATATCAAACACAACAAAGAGACAGTGGAGAAAAACTCAACGGTAAGCCTTGAAAAGACAACTGAAAAGATGGAAATACATGATCCAATCTCCAGGCAAGCGAACATAATCCTGCCAAATCAAGGCATACAAGGACTCTCATCTTGCAATGACTTTGACCTCTCATCTGTGAAGCAGTCTTCAAGTGAGACAAAGCAATTAAAGCAAGATGAAACAATCAAAGAGTCATCCTATAAGAGAAATGAGAACAAACAAGATGTTCCCAATGAACAGCAAACTATCGGTCTGGTTAAGCACATAACTGTAGTCAGGTTTGAGGACAATCCGAAACAAAGTCTTGAAAATAATCCAAAGTGCCTTAGTACCACTGACGGTGCACTCAATCATTTTCGTCACACCAACATCGCTCAAAGCTCAACTACGAGTGAAGACAAGGACTCGACCAAACAACAGAAGAGGAGAAAAGAATTAAAGCCATCACCAACTGCAAGGGAAAATCTTGGCATTGACCCAAGGTTCAAAAAGAAGTTCAGACCCAACAGGTGTGAAAATATCGATGGACAAAGAAAAACAGATCATCCCAATGACTACCCAGTGCTTACATCTGTAAAGGACGACACGGTCAGCAACAAAATAATCTCCAAGAACAAAACGCCGTCTTCTAATCTTCAATTAAAGAAAAGTTCTGTAGATAGTTTTTCACCTAAAAAGGTGGAGATTGTACGTCACTTCAATGGGGATTACAAAAGCAAAAAGAACATTTCTGGGAGACCCATTCATAGCACTTCTTCCAGAATGTCCACCATAAACAATTCCGCAAATAAATCACGGCCCAAACCAGGGGTCAGATCCATCGAGACTCAGTCGTATCGTACTGCAGAGTCCCAAAACAACCTCCTCAGTCAGCTGTTCGGCCAAAGACTGACTAGCTTTAAAATTCCTTTAAGGAAGGACACTTCTGAATCTATTAATTAA